The proteins below are encoded in one region of Candidatus Fusobacterium pullicola:
- a CDS encoding sodium:solute symporter family protein, with translation MLVFLYFILILVIGGISYQKINGHKDFFIAGKNGNSLEIAGSLLATILGSSAILGSVDSAYEIGWAGSWLLLTAALGLMLLYPFLKYIAKFQNYNLSELLGDIYGIEVQILASFVIPIAWLGVVSSQIIGAAKIVMILSSINYIEAVILSGGVFIIYTFLGGQLSIIKTDFFQLLFILAGVLGTFFYIGENIKDIEGLGIVNEKFNYLDVMVLILTYSTTCLVGPDIYSRLFCAKDIIVMKKALIITVAILVPMAFILSGIGIYGREVLNETHTGLKSVLLLIAERKLNRITSTFLYFGLLSAVISSADTTLLTASSLFTQCFFKNLKNERSVLVTRYMIIFLGIISIGIALYFKSILGSLLLAIAIYSGAFIVPAILGILGFRSKKEIVITAIIIGGMLAFIGKIIGGDKGNYILIFSFILNFGILLIGKKITTH, from the coding sequence ATGTTAGTATTTTTATATTTTATTTTGATTTTAGTAATAGGTGGAATTTCATATCAAAAAATAAATGGACATAAAGATTTTTTTATAGCTGGGAAAAATGGAAATAGTCTGGAAATAGCAGGAAGTCTATTAGCAACAATATTAGGGAGTTCAGCAATATTAGGAAGTGTAGATTCTGCCTATGAAATTGGTTGGGCTGGAAGTTGGTTACTTTTGACTGCAGCTTTGGGATTGATGTTACTTTATCCCTTTTTAAAATATATAGCTAAATTTCAAAATTATAATTTATCAGAATTATTAGGAGATATTTATGGAATAGAGGTTCAAATTTTAGCTTCATTTGTAATTCCTATTGCTTGGTTAGGAGTTGTATCATCTCAAATTATTGGAGCAGCCAAAATAGTGATGATTCTAAGTTCAATAAATTATATAGAAGCAGTTATTCTAAGTGGAGGAGTTTTTATAATTTATACTTTTTTGGGAGGGCAGCTCTCTATTATAAAGACAGATTTTTTTCAATTGCTATTTATTTTAGCAGGTGTTTTGGGAACTTTTTTCTATATTGGAGAAAATATAAAAGATATAGAAGGATTAGGAATAGTAAATGAAAAATTTAATTATTTAGATGTAATGGTTTTGATATTAACATATTCTACTACTTGTCTAGTAGGACCGGATATATATTCTAGATTATTTTGTGCAAAAGATATAATAGTTATGAAAAAAGCTTTGATTATAACAGTAGCTATTTTAGTACCAATGGCTTTTATTTTGTCTGGAATTGGAATTTATGGAAGAGAAGTTTTAAATGAAACACATACAGGATTAAAATCTGTATTACTACTTATAGCAGAAAGAAAATTAAATAGAATAACTTCAACTTTTCTTTATTTTGGCTTATTATCAGCCGTGATATCTTCTGCAGATACTACTTTGTTAACTGCCTCTTCTTTATTTACTCAGTGTTTTTTCAAAAATTTAAAAAATGAAAGATCCGTGTTAGTAACAAGATACATGATTATATTTTTAGGAATAATATCGATAGGGATAGCGTTATATTTTAAAAGTATATTAGGTAGTTTGTTACTAGCAATCGCAATATATTCAGGAGCATTTATTGTTCCAGCTATATTAGGAATTTTAGGATTTAGAAGTAAGAAAGAGATAGTGATAACAGCTATAATAATTGGAGGAATGTTAGCCTTTATAGGAAAAATTATAGGTGGAGATAAGGGGAATTATATTTTAATTTTTAGTTTTATTTTAAATTTCGGAATATTATTGATTGGGAAAAAAATAACTACTCATTAA
- the citF gene encoding citrate lyase subunit alpha: MKTMINKVNREIPSYIEGYGEVKPYEGPYATKPVGRKYAPLKSFSKPGDSKLLSSIREAIEKCELKDGMTISFHHHLRNGDYVLNMVMDEIAALGIKNINLACSSLTTAHEPLIEHIRSEIVTGITTSGLRGEIAKEISKNNILGKPIIFRTHGGRARAIEAGELKIDVAFIAAPACDRMGNMNGAEGKAAFGAMGYPMVDAQYADKVVAITDNLMPFPLKRISIPMTQVDYVVEVESIGDPELIATGATRMTKNPQELLIAEKASDVLIASGYIKNGFSFQAGSGGSSLAVCKYLKEYMKKNNIKGSFGAGGITSTMVELLEEGYFEALLDTQSFDSATADSLVKNPAHIEMSASMYANPHNKGCSAHQLDVMILSATEIDTDYNINSLTGSTGMIMGAIGGAPDTAAGAKLTVVVAPTMRKRIPIIIDRVTNVVTPGETIDVLVTERGICVNPRRKDLIEAMELAGIKLKTIEELKEEVEKLTGVPEKTSYQDTIVAVIEYRDGTVIDVIKQVK, encoded by the coding sequence ATAAAGACTATGATAAATAAAGTAAATAGAGAAATACCTAGTTATATAGAAGGATATGGAGAGGTAAAGCCTTATGAAGGACCTTATGCTACAAAACCAGTTGGAAGAAAATATGCTCCATTAAAATCTTTTTCAAAACCTGGAGATTCAAAATTATTATCTTCAATTAGAGAAGCTATTGAGAAATGTGAGCTTAAAGATGGAATGACTATCTCTTTTCACCATCATTTAAGAAATGGAGACTATGTACTTAATATGGTAATGGATGAAATAGCTGCTTTAGGAATAAAAAATATTAATTTAGCTTGTTCATCTTTAACAACAGCACATGAGCCATTAATTGAGCATATCAGAAGTGAGATTGTAACAGGAATAACAACTTCAGGATTAAGAGGGGAAATAGCAAAAGAGATTTCTAAAAATAATATTTTAGGAAAGCCTATTATATTTAGAACTCATGGAGGAAGAGCTAGAGCAATTGAAGCTGGAGAGTTAAAAATAGATGTAGCTTTTATAGCAGCACCAGCATGTGATAGAATGGGAAATATGAATGGAGCAGAAGGAAAGGCAGCTTTTGGGGCTATGGGATATCCTATGGTAGATGCTCAATATGCAGATAAAGTAGTGGCAATAACAGATAATTTAATGCCATTTCCATTAAAAAGAATTAGTATTCCAATGACACAAGTTGATTATGTAGTTGAAGTAGAATCAATCGGAGATCCAGAATTAATAGCAACTGGAGCTACCAGAATGACTAAAAATCCACAAGAGTTATTAATTGCTGAAAAAGCTTCTGATGTTTTAATAGCTTCTGGTTATATAAAAAATGGTTTTTCATTCCAAGCAGGATCTGGAGGATCTTCTTTGGCTGTATGCAAATATTTAAAAGAGTATATGAAAAAAAATAATATAAAAGGTTCGTTTGGAGCTGGAGGAATAACTTCAACAATGGTAGAGTTATTAGAGGAAGGATATTTTGAAGCTTTATTAGATACTCAAAGTTTTGATAGTGCTACAGCCGATTCATTGGTAAAAAATCCTGCTCATATTGAAATGTCAGCTTCAATGTATGCTAATCCTCATAATAAGGGATGTAGTGCACATCAATTAGATGTAATGATACTTTCAGCAACAGAAATAGATACAGATTACAATATAAACTCTTTAACGGGATCAACAGGAATGATTATGGGAGCTATAGGTGGAGCCCCAGATACTGCAGCAGGAGCTAAATTAACAGTTGTTGTTGCTCCTACTATGAGAAAAAGAATACCAATAATTATAGATAGAGTAACAAATGTGGTAACTCCAGGAGAAACAATAGATGTATTAGTAACCGAAAGAGGAATATGTGTAAATCCTAGAAGAAAAGATTTAATAGAAGCGATGGAGTTAGCTGGAATAAAATTAAAAACAATAGAAGAGTTAAAAGAGGAAGTTGAAAAATTAACTGGTGTACCAGAAAAAACTTCATATCAAGATACTATAGTTGCTGTTATAGAATATAGAGATGGAACAGTAATAGATGTAATAAAACAAGTTAAATAG
- a CDS encoding MATE family efflux transporter, which produces MSSIKVKSLVSLTIPIFFELLLITIVGNVDTIMLGYYSDKAVGAVGGISQVLNIQNVIFGFINLATSILCAQFIGARNKKRVQEVITVSLIVNLLLGIVMGGIYFIFWRFILEKINLPTELIGMGKLYFQLVGGLCVFQAVTLTCGAVMKSHGNPKQMLFVNIGVNLLNIFGNGVFIFGWFGAPILGPTGVGISTVVSRAIGCIVGFIVMSHYCNFKFRRKFLKPFPFHVIKNILSIGIPTAGENLAWNVGQLMIMAMVNTMGTTMIASRTYLMLVANFVMTFSIALGQATAIQVGQLVGAKEQDEAYRRCFNSLKLSIVLAIVVTSGVVLCKHPIMGVFTDNVEILDASLKVFPLMILLEVGRVFNIVIINSLHAAGDIKFPMFMGIIFIFIVAVPFSYIFGLKLGWGLVGIWIANAADEWCRGIAMLIRWKSKKWQSKSFV; this is translated from the coding sequence ATGAGTAGCATCAAGGTAAAGTCATTAGTTTCATTAACAATACCAATATTCTTTGAGTTATTACTTATCACAATAGTGGGAAATGTAGATACAATAATGTTAGGTTATTATAGTGATAAGGCAGTAGGAGCAGTTGGAGGAATAAGTCAAGTTTTAAATATTCAAAACGTAATATTTGGATTTATAAATCTTGCAACAAGTATACTATGTGCTCAATTTATAGGAGCGAGAAATAAGAAAAGAGTTCAAGAGGTAATAACAGTTTCATTGATAGTAAACCTTCTATTGGGAATTGTAATGGGGGGAATATATTTTATATTTTGGAGATTTATACTAGAAAAAATAAATCTACCTACTGAATTAATAGGTATGGGAAAACTATATTTCCAATTAGTTGGAGGATTATGTGTATTTCAAGCTGTCACTTTAACTTGTGGAGCAGTTATGAAAAGTCATGGAAATCCTAAGCAGATGCTATTTGTTAATATAGGAGTAAATTTATTAAATATTTTTGGAAATGGAGTTTTTATATTTGGATGGTTTGGAGCACCGATTTTAGGACCAACTGGAGTTGGAATATCTACAGTTGTATCAAGAGCTATAGGGTGTATAGTTGGATTTATAGTGATGAGTCATTACTGTAATTTTAAATTTAGAAGAAAATTCTTAAAACCTTTCCCATTTCATGTGATAAAAAATATTCTTTCTATTGGAATTCCAACAGCTGGAGAAAATTTAGCTTGGAATGTAGGGCAACTTATGATAATGGCAATGGTAAATACAATGGGAACTACAATGATAGCTTCACGTACTTATCTTATGCTAGTAGCAAATTTTGTAATGACATTTTCAATAGCATTAGGACAGGCCACAGCTATACAAGTAGGGCAATTAGTAGGAGCGAAGGAGCAAGATGAAGCATATAGAAGATGTTTTAATAGTCTTAAACTCTCAATAGTACTAGCTATTGTTGTAACTTCTGGAGTAGTTTTATGTAAACATCCAATAATGGGAGTATTTACAGATAATGTAGAGATTTTAGATGCCTCACTTAAGGTTTTTCCTCTTATGATATTACTAGAGGTAGGAAGAGTTTTTAATATCGTTATTATCAACTCTCTTCATGCAGCTGGAGATATAAAGTTTCCAATGTTTATGGGAATAATATTCATTTTTATAGTGGCAGTTCCTTTCTCATATATATTTGGATTAAAATTAGGATGGGGATTAGTAGGAATTTGGATAGCTAATGCTGCAGATGAGTGGTGTAGAGGAATAGCTATGCTTATAAGATGGAAGAGTAAAAAATGGCAAAGTAAAAGCTTTGTGTAA
- a CDS encoding LytTR family DNA-binding domain-containing protein, translating into MLRCVIIEDEFPAREELKYFLSKHKGITLEKEFENPVDSLKYLQEHEVDVVFLDINMPELDGMSLGKILIKLNPNLKIIFITAYRDYAAEAFEIKAFDYLLKPYSEKRIMEVLNNLSSSKETLQVKEVEKINKVTVFSSEKMLVISLDEIYCIEVAEKESIVYVKDEIYTSKLKISKWEEILPKNKFYRTHRSYIVNLDKIKEVEPWFNGTYILKIQDLKFKVPVSRNNIKEFKELLVIK; encoded by the coding sequence ATGTTAAGATGTGTAATTATAGAGGATGAATTTCCTGCTAGAGAGGAACTAAAATATTTTCTTTCAAAGCACAAGGGAATTACGTTAGAAAAAGAATTTGAAAATCCAGTAGATTCATTAAAATATCTTCAAGAACATGAGGTTGATGTCGTTTTTTTAGATATAAATATGCCTGAGTTGGATGGTATGAGCTTAGGAAAAATTCTAATAAAATTAAATCCTAATTTAAAAATAATATTTATCACAGCATATAGAGATTATGCTGCTGAAGCCTTTGAAATAAAAGCTTTTGATTATCTTTTAAAACCATACTCTGAAAAGAGAATAATGGAAGTTTTAAATAACCTAAGTTCATCAAAAGAAACTCTTCAAGTGAAAGAGGTAGAAAAAATTAATAAGGTTACTGTATTCTCTAGTGAAAAAATGTTAGTTATTTCTCTTGATGAAATTTACTGTATTGAGGTAGCAGAAAAAGAGAGTATAGTATATGTCAAAGATGAAATCTATACCTCGAAATTAAAAATATCTAAATGGGAGGAAATTTTACCCAAAAATAAATTTTATAGAACTCATCGCTCCTATATTGTCAATTTAGATAAAATTAAAGAGGTTGAGCCTTGGTTTAATGGAACGTACATTTTAAAAATACAGGATTTAAAATTTAAAGTTCCAGTAAGTAGAAACAATATCAAAGAGTTTAAAGAGCTCTTAGTTATTAAATAA
- a CDS encoding histidine kinase, with product MFELTSRLLNNLGYIIALAFFFTKFKRARNIFTKKEYTKLDIILLSIFFSFLSIIGTYTGIYYRGAIVNTRNIGVAVAGIIGGPQVGIITGCIAGIHRFFIDTQSPTTIACGISSIIGGFITTLFFRKTNEKNCYIYGFISGFLIENLSMILILITGFFLYNFNIAIDIVKNIYIPMILANALGVSIVIIIIEDLISEKEILAGKQAKLALEIANKSLPYIRKGNSLNEVCKIILEALEAKMVIITDDKNIIASSVISDEYVLNHSKIKSKATKQVLKTGEFLILGKDEDDLVDFQYISENIKSCIILPLFQEERKISGTLKLYFDTTKSATARKQYLAEGLSMLISTQIELSNIENFKSMAKEAELKALQTQINPHFLFNALHTISSFVRIEPNKAREIIINLSTYLRYNLENFSKLLPLHEELQQVEAYINIEKARFGNKIKTIYNIPESSLTLQLPSLIIQPLVENSIKHGILKRREGGTVTISVIEKDKSYNIIIEDDGIGIDQSIIDGIDDKIEKNIGLKNVHNRLKILYGKGLNIEKLEKGTRISFNINKEEKC from the coding sequence ATGTTTGAACTAACAAGTAGGCTTTTGAATAATCTTGGATATATAATTGCTTTAGCTTTTTTCTTTACAAAATTTAAAAGAGCTAGAAATATTTTTACTAAAAAAGAGTATACAAAACTTGATATTATTTTATTATCAATATTTTTTTCCTTTCTTTCAATAATAGGAACATATACTGGTATTTATTATAGAGGTGCCATTGTTAACACTAGAAATATTGGAGTAGCAGTTGCTGGAATAATAGGAGGACCTCAAGTTGGAATTATAACTGGTTGTATTGCTGGGATACATAGATTTTTCATTGATACACAGAGTCCAACAACAATTGCTTGTGGTATTTCATCTATTATAGGAGGATTTATTACAACTCTTTTTTTTAGAAAAACCAATGAAAAAAATTGCTATATTTATGGATTCATTAGTGGATTTTTAATTGAAAATTTAAGTATGATTTTAATTCTGATCACTGGTTTTTTCTTATATAATTTTAATATTGCCATAGATATTGTAAAAAATATATATATTCCTATGATCCTTGCCAACGCTTTAGGTGTCTCTATTGTTATTATTATAATAGAAGATCTTATTTCTGAAAAGGAGATTTTAGCTGGAAAACAAGCTAAACTAGCTCTTGAAATAGCTAACAAATCTCTTCCATACATCAGAAAAGGAAATAGTTTAAATGAAGTTTGTAAAATAATTCTTGAAGCTTTGGAAGCCAAAATGGTCATTATTACTGATGATAAAAATATTATAGCTAGCTCAGTCATTTCTGATGAATATGTCTTAAATCATTCTAAGATTAAGAGTAAGGCTACTAAACAAGTTCTAAAAACTGGAGAGTTCCTTATTCTTGGTAAAGATGAAGATGATTTAGTTGATTTTCAATATATTAGTGAAAATATTAAATCTTGCATTATCCTTCCTCTTTTTCAGGAGGAAAGAAAAATATCAGGAACTTTAAAATTATACTTTGATACTACTAAAAGTGCTACAGCTAGAAAACAATATTTGGCCGAAGGACTTTCTATGCTTATTTCTACTCAGATTGAACTTAGTAACATAGAAAACTTTAAATCTATGGCTAAAGAAGCTGAACTAAAAGCTCTTCAAACACAGATAAATCCACATTTTTTATTTAATGCTCTTCATACTATATCTTCTTTTGTAAGGATAGAGCCAAATAAGGCAAGGGAGATAATTATAAATCTTTCTACATATTTGAGATATAATCTTGAAAATTTCTCTAAACTTCTTCCTCTACATGAAGAATTACAGCAAGTTGAAGCATATATAAATATAGAAAAAGCAAGGTTTGGGAATAAAATAAAAACTATTTACAATATCCCTGAATCTTCTCTCACTCTCCAACTTCCAAGTCTTATAATTCAACCTCTTGTTGAAAATAGTATAAAACATGGTATTCTAAAAAGAAGAGAAGGAGGAACTGTAACTATATCTGTTATTGAAAAAGACAAAAGTTATAATATAATTATAGAAGATGATGGAATTGGAATAGACCAAAGTATTATAGATGGTATTGATGATAAGATAGAAAAAAATATAGGCTTAAAAAATGTTCATAACCGTTTAAAAATTCTTTATGGAAAGGGTTTAAATATAGAGAAACTTGAAAAAGGAACAAGGATATCTTTCAATATTAACAAGGAGGAAAAATGTTAA
- a CDS encoding carbon starvation protein A: MISFILSIIALILGYFIYGKIVERIFGPDENALTPAKRLQDGVDYVEMDEKKTFLIQFLNIAGTGPIFGAVAGAMWGPAAFIWIVFGCIFAGAVHDYLIGMMSLRKDGASVAELVGDNLGDKAKQLMRVFSVVLLILVGVVFITSPAAILHDLVKSVPTLTFVGIIIVYYMVATVLPIDKVIGKIYPIFGICLLIMAVGIGIGLVVQGYEIPEITLKNYHPQGVSVFPYLCISIACGAISGFHATQSPMMARCLGNEKQGRRVFYGAMISEGIVALIWAAAAMSFFGGTPGLGEALGQGGAAVVVNRISNSVLGKVGGALAILGVVACPITSGDTAFRSARLTIADAIGYKQGPILNRFVIAIPLFVVGVALCFIDFNILWRYFSWSNQTLATIALWAATKYLANNGKNYKIALIPAMFMTVVVTSYIIIAPEGFVRFFKGVPTSTVELVGNISGIVLSLICTAVFMKSLKKDNK; the protein is encoded by the coding sequence ATGATTAGTTTTATACTTTCAATAATAGCCTTAATATTAGGTTATTTTATCTATGGAAAAATAGTAGAAAGAATATTTGGACCAGATGAAAATGCTCTTACTCCAGCAAAAAGATTACAAGATGGAGTAGACTATGTAGAGATGGATGAAAAGAAAACTTTCTTAATTCAATTCTTAAATATAGCAGGAACAGGACCAATATTTGGAGCTGTTGCAGGAGCTATGTGGGGACCAGCAGCATTTATATGGATCGTATTTGGTTGTATATTTGCGGGAGCTGTTCATGACTACTTAATAGGAATGATGTCTTTAAGAAAAGATGGAGCTAGTGTTGCAGAATTAGTTGGAGATAATTTAGGAGATAAGGCAAAACAACTAATGAGAGTATTTTCAGTAGTACTTTTAATACTTGTAGGGGTTGTATTTATAACAAGTCCGGCTGCAATTTTACATGATTTAGTGAAATCTGTACCAACATTAACATTTGTTGGAATAATAATAGTTTACTATATGGTTGCTACAGTATTACCAATAGATAAAGTAATAGGAAAAATTTATCCAATATTTGGAATCTGTCTATTAATAATGGCTGTTGGAATAGGAATAGGATTAGTAGTTCAAGGGTATGAAATTCCAGAAATAACATTAAAAAATTATCATCCACAAGGAGTTTCAGTATTTCCATACTTATGTATTTCTATAGCTTGTGGTGCAATTAGTGGATTCCATGCTACTCAATCTCCAATGATGGCAAGATGTCTTGGAAATGAAAAACAAGGAAGAAGAGTATTCTATGGAGCTATGATTTCAGAAGGAATAGTTGCACTTATATGGGCAGCAGCAGCAATGTCATTCTTTGGTGGAACTCCAGGACTAGGAGAGGCACTTGGACAAGGAGGAGCTGCAGTTGTTGTTAATAGAATCTCAAATAGTGTTTTAGGAAAAGTTGGAGGAGCTTTAGCAATATTAGGAGTTGTAGCATGTCCAATAACTTCAGGAGATACAGCTTTTAGAAGTGCAAGACTTACAATAGCAGATGCAATTGGTTATAAGCAAGGACCAATATTAAATAGATTTGTAATAGCTATCCCATTATTCGTAGTTGGAGTTGCATTATGTTTTATCGATTTCAATATTCTATGGAGATATTTTAGCTGGTCAAACCAAACTTTAGCTACAATAGCTTTATGGGCTGCAACTAAATATCTTGCAAATAATGGTAAAAATTATAAGATTGCTCTTATTCCAGCTATGTTTATGACTGTTGTGGTAACATCATATATCATAATAGCCCCAGAAGGATTTGTAAGATTCTTTAAAGGAGTTCCAACTAGTACAGTTGAATTAGTAGGAAATATATCTGGAATAGTATTATCACTAATTTGTACAGCAGTTTTTATGAAGTCTTTAAAAAAAGATAATAAGTAA
- a CDS encoding GntR family transcriptional regulator, with amino-acid sequence MVIEKNKSMREKVYDSLKEMIIDGIIQPGERIIETEYSNKFQISRTPIREAIRMLELEGLVESLSTGGVIVKIFTKEEISEIYKIRIALEGIILEEIIKKGTSQDIKKLEKVLKNTKKAFELKNIEKVFSLFTEFNQTLYEIADLPKVTAMINNINLYLKRFRKISIDNAERKKEAFKDHLEILEAIKRKDLPFAINLNRVHLEKSMNFILSKYSI; translated from the coding sequence ATGGTAATTGAAAAAAATAAATCTATGAGAGAAAAAGTTTACGATTCTTTAAAAGAGATGATAATAGATGGTATTATTCAACCAGGTGAAAGAATTATAGAAACTGAATATTCTAATAAATTTCAAATAAGTAGAACTCCTATTAGAGAAGCTATTAGAATGCTTGAATTAGAAGGTCTTGTTGAAAGCTTATCAACTGGCGGTGTTATTGTAAAAATTTTTACCAAAGAAGAAATTTCAGAAATTTATAAAATAAGAATAGCACTAGAGGGAATTATTCTAGAAGAGATTATAAAAAAAGGAACCTCTCAAGATATAAAAAAACTTGAAAAAGTCCTAAAAAATACTAAAAAAGCTTTTGAACTAAAAAATATCGAAAAGGTTTTTTCGCTATTCACAGAATTTAATCAAACTCTTTATGAAATTGCCGATCTGCCTAAAGTTACTGCTATGATCAATAATATAAACCTTTATTTAAAAAGATTTAGAAAAATATCTATTGATAATGCTGAAAGAAAAAAAGAAGCTTTTAAAGATCACTTAGAGATATTAGAAGCAATAAAAAGAAAGGATCTTCCTTTTGCTATAAATTTAAATAGAGTTCATTTAGAAAAATCTATGAATTTTATACTTTCTAAATATTCTATCTAG
- a CDS encoding amino acid permease, translating to METKKLNWRTLAMMGFTVVWGFGNVVNNYANQGLTVVVSWLLILTFYFLPYALMVGEMGSVFENKGGGVSSWIGSTYSPLIAYLAGWTYWVVHIPYLAQKPQSALVALSWVFFQNGNMIKSFNPLILQSIVLVIFLFFLWLSAKGINSLKKIGALAGTSMFFMGILYILLTVAAPSIVGATSATTDWSLATFMPKFDFTYFTTISMLVFAVGGCEKISPYVKDVENPSKNFPKGMIILAASVGMSALLGSLAMGIMFNSGNIPADLKMNGQYYAFKLLGEYYGVGNLLMILYAVANTLGQISALMFSIDAPLKMLIGEGDRNFIPQSFTKTNEYGAPINGYKLTAILVGILIIIPALGIGDMNNLYNWLLDLNSIVMPLRYLWVFLAYIGLRGFIRNKGLMEKATFKFIASDKVATLVGAWCFAFTSFACLMGIFPKNLEAFSSEWIFQISLNILTPIVLIGLGFIFPRIARQQNR from the coding sequence ATGGAAACAAAAAAACTTAATTGGCGTACATTGGCAATGATGGGATTCACTGTAGTTTGGGGATTCGGAAATGTTGTTAATAACTATGCTAACCAAGGATTAACAGTTGTTGTATCTTGGCTGTTAATACTTACTTTCTATTTCTTACCATATGCTTTAATGGTTGGAGAAATGGGATCTGTATTTGAAAATAAAGGTGGAGGAGTATCAAGCTGGATTGGATCTACTTATAGCCCATTAATAGCTTATTTAGCTGGTTGGACTTACTGGGTAGTACATATACCTTATCTTGCTCAAAAACCTCAAAGTGCACTAGTTGCATTAAGTTGGGTTTTCTTCCAAAATGGAAATATGATTAAAAGCTTCAATCCTTTAATCTTACAAAGTATTGTACTTGTTATCTTTTTATTTTTCTTATGGCTATCAGCTAAAGGAATTAACTCTTTGAAAAAAATAGGAGCTCTTGCTGGAACATCTATGTTTTTCATGGGAATACTTTACATTCTTTTAACTGTTGCAGCACCTTCAATTGTAGGAGCTACTTCTGCTACTACTGATTGGAGTTTAGCTACTTTTATGCCTAAATTTGATTTTACATACTTTACTACAATATCTATGCTTGTATTTGCAGTAGGTGGATGTGAGAAGATATCTCCATATGTTAAAGATGTTGAAAATCCAAGTAAAAACTTCCCTAAAGGAATGATCATACTTGCTGCTTCTGTTGGAATGTCAGCTCTACTTGGATCTCTTGCTATGGGTATTATGTTCAACAGTGGAAATATTCCTGCTGACCTTAAGATGAATGGGCAATACTATGCTTTCAAACTTTTAGGAGAGTACTATGGAGTAGGAAATCTTCTAATGATTCTGTATGCAGTAGCTAACACATTAGGACAAATATCTGCTCTTATGTTCTCAATAGATGCTCCACTAAAAATGTTAATTGGAGAGGGAGACAGAAACTTCATTCCTCAATCATTTACTAAAACTAATGAGTATGGAGCTCCTATAAACGGGTATAAATTAACTGCTATCTTAGTTGGAATCTTAATTATAATACCTGCACTTGGTATTGGAGATATGAATAATCTATATAACTGGTTACTAGATCTTAACTCTATAGTTATGCCATTAAGATACCTATGGGTATTCCTAGCTTATATAGGGCTTAGAGGATTTATTAGAAATAAAGGACTTATGGAAAAAGCTACATTCAAATTTATAGCTAGCGACAAAGTTGCTACTTTAGTTGGAGCTTGGTGTTTTGCATTTACTTCCTTTGCTTGTTTAATGGGTATCTTCCCTAAAAACCTTGAGGCATTCAGCTCAGAATGGATTTTCCAAATCAGTTTAAATATCTTAACTCCTATAGTTCTTATTGGATTAGGATTTATATTCCCTAGAATAGCTAGACAACAAAATAGATAG